A region of the Longimicrobiaceae bacterium genome:
CTCCGAGCACGCGGCGCACGCCCGCGCGGACGAGGGTCTCGACCAGGACCTCGGCAACGGTGGCCATGGCAATGTCTGTTGAAGTGGATGCATTTAGATCCCGGTGCTGCGCAGCCGGAGACCGTTGCTCTGGCCCGCGTGCACGAAGCTGGCCGCCGCGGCATGCTGGGCGAGTATGGCCTGGCAGCGGTGCATCCGCCGGAGCCGTATACATGAGCTGGCTGCAATTGCCCACGTGACCAGGTGCGCCCTGGTGCCAGTCGGTTTGGCAGGACGATCCTTGCCGCCAGCGGAAGACGTCGGCATCGCGCGTCGCGCGACTGGCCGTGGAGAAGCTGGTCAGCCGTTTAGAGCTGTCGGGGTTGCCGGAACCCGCCCCGACGGCAAATTGCTGGAATCCCTCACCGAGCGGCCGTTGACCGCGGTGGTCGTCGCCGGCGCACCCTCGCCCGGAAAGCGCAACGTGGCAGATCCTCTCTCGCCCGCGAACTCCTCGAGGCCGGATCCGGCTGGCACACCGCGCGTGATCGCTGACCGCTACCAGATCCTGCGGCTCCTCGGCGAGGGAGCGTCCGCGCGCACCTTGCTCTGTTCGGACCTTCGGGAGAACCGCCGCGTCGCCATCAAGGAGTTGCACCTCGCCCGCCTCGGCGACTGGAAGCACCTCGAGCTATTCGAGCGCGAGGCCCGAACGCTCTCCAAGCTCGATCATCCCGGAATCCCCAAAGTCTTCGCTTTCTTCGAGGGAGAGGGGGATGCCGCGACGTTCTACCTCGTGCAGGAATTCATCGAGGGCCAATCGCTCCAGCAGAGAATGGACTCGGGGCCGCTGCCGGGGCGGAAGGAGGTCCTCGATCTCACCCTCGGCTTGCTGGACGTGCTCGAATATCTCCACGGGCGCGTACCGCCGGTCATCCACCGCGACCTAAAGCCTTCCAACGTGCTGCTGCGCCCCGGTGGGACCCCCGCGCTCGTGGATTTCGGCGGGGTTAACCTGGGCTGGCAACCCGCGGGGGCCACGAGGACGACAGTGGTGGGCACCTTCGGCTACATGGCCCCCGAGCAGCTCGTCGGACAGGGTGGCCCCGGCTCCGACCTCTACTCGCTCGGTGCCACGCTCCTCCATGTGGTTACGGGTCGCCCTCCCTCGGACTTTCCATTCGACGGTGGCCGCATCGAGGTCCCCGACAACCTGCCGGTCGACCCGCCGCTCCGGCGGTTGATCGCGGCGCTGCTTCACCCGGCGCCGCGGGATCGCCCGCAAACGGCCGAGACGGCCCGGCGCATTCTCACCGAGCCGGCGCAGGAGCGGTCGACCTCCGTCTCTCACCACCGGGTCGTGGTGCCCGCGCCGGCCCCCACCCCGCCCCGGTCCCTGCTGGGGATCGCCGGCGAGCCCCGCTTCGTGGACATGGCAGATCCCCCACGAGACCCCGGAGGTGAGCTCAGGGATGTCTACCGGAACCTGATGCACCCCCTCTTCCCCGCCCGCCGCGCCTGGTCGGGTTTGGAGCATCTGCTATGGCTTGGCATTTCCGGCGCGACCGCAGTTGTCACGCTCGGGGGCATCACGGCTGCCTATGCCTGGGGAGTGAAGAAGCGGAGGAGGGAGTACGACGACCTCTTTCGTAACGGTAGGTTCACCGTCGGAACGATCCGGGCCGCCGTCCCCACGGGCGGCATATACGCCGTGGTCAGGTACGAGTTCGAGGCGGACGGTGTCTACCACGTGGGGTCGATGCGCTGCGCCCAGGAGATGACCCGGTACTGGGGGCCCGGCGACGTGGTCTCCGTGCTCTACGATCCCGAAGAGCCGACTAGATCCTGCATCGTCTATCGATGAGGCAGTCTGGTCTCACGTGTACACCGAACTGAGCAGAGGAACCTTCGACCCCGAGGCTGAGATTTCGTCCAGGCACAATCACCTTCTCCCAGCCACCATGGGCAAAGTCTTCGAAAACATCACACCCGAGCTGCAGGCCTTCATCGAGGCTCAGCCGGTCTTTTTCGTCGCCTCGGCGCCGCTCTCCCGCGACGGCCACGTCAACCTCTCGCCCAAAGGGCTCGATTCGCTGCGCGTGCTCTCGCCCGTGCAGGTAGCGTATCTCGACCTCACCGGCAGCGGGAATGAAACGGCGGCGCACCTGACGGAGAACGGGCGAATCACGTTGATGTTTTGTGCGTTCGACGGGCCACCTCGCGTCCTGCGCCTCTACGGGCGAGGCAGGGTGGTGCTCCCCGGCGATCCGTCCTGGCCGGAGCTGGCCGAGCGGTTTCCGAGCTATCCCGGCACACGCCAGATCATCGTGACCGACATCTCGCGAGTCCAGACGTCCTGCGGGTTCGGCGTTCCCCGGCTCTCGCTGGTCGAGCAACGCGACACGCTCATCCGCTGGGCGGAGGCGAAGGGAGAGAAGCTCACGGAGTACCGACTCAAGAACAACTCGCGAAGCATCGACGGACTTCCCGCCCCGCTGGCGCCGAAACCATGAGCCGAGCCCACGCGTAGACGGGCGCGGTCGTGCACCGAGGCGGCTGAAGTGTCGCGGTTGCCTCGGCCGGTCCCGTCTGCAAGCGCTGCAGCAGCCCGGCTGACGCAGCGGCTGACACTCACCTCCAAGCAACGCGGGAGACCCGCATGAAATCATTCCGACGCGCGGCGGCCGTCGCGCTTTTCTTTGTCCCCCTGGTGGCCGGATGCGCCTCTTACGCGAGCCCGGCCGCGCGCAGTTCACCCACGGCGGGAACGGCAGAGGCCAACGGCATCACCCTGGCCTACGAGCGCCACGGTCCGGCTGATCGCGAGACCATCCTGCTCATTGGCGGGACGGGCATGCAGCTGATCGACTGGCCGGAGGCGCTGATCCAGGAGCTGGTGGATCGGGGCTATCACGTCGTCACCTTCGACAACCGCGACACCGGGCTCTCGACCCACCTGGATTCCGCCGGTCCGCCGGACTGGGCGGCCCTGCAGCGGGCCGGCGAACAGGGTCTGCCGCCGCCGCTCCCTTACACGCTCGAGGACATGGCCGCCGACGCCGTGGGGCTCCTCGACGCGCTCGGGATCGAGCGTGCGCACGTCGTCGGCGCGTCGATGGGCGGCATCATCGCGCAGTTGATGGCGATTCATCACCCGGAAAAGCTGCTCTCACTTACCTCGATGATGGCCGGGTCGGGCAATCCCACGCTTCCGCTCCCCGCCAAACCGGAAGTGCTGGCCTCGGTGGGAACTCCCCCGGTCGGCGGCACCGTGGAAGAGCGGATCGCCTACGAGGTGAGGGCGCGCAAGGCTCTGGGAAGCCCGGCTCATCCCACAGACGAAAGCGTGATCCGCGAGCGGGTGGAGCGCGATTTTCGGCGGGCGGATGATCCGGTGGGTCTTGCCCGGCAGCAGGCGGCGTCGCTCGTGGCCAGCTTCCAGGATCGTCGCGAGACGTTACGCCAGGTGCAGCTGCCGACCGTAGTGATTCACGGGGCGGAAGATCCGCTGGTACCCGTCCAGGGCGGGCGTGAGGTGGCGGAGAGCATCGCCAACGCCGAATTCCGCGTGATCCCGGGCATGGGGCACGACCTGCCCGATGCCTTCGTGCCGACGATCGCCGATGGCATCGTGGCGGCAGCCTCGCGTGCTTCCGTGTCCCGGACCGACTAGCGATCGGCTCGATCCTCGGGTTAGCTCGGAGATCAGACCGTCAAATAGGAAAGTGGGAGTCAGGGACTGACCCCTGGCTCCCCTCGTCAAAACAGACGTGCGGATTCCACCTCTGACTCTCCCGCCGGACGCGCCTCTCAGTCTCCGTCAGTTGTCGGGGGCTGGCGTGCGTACCGGAGCTGAAGTCTGAACCGCCAGCGCCTGTTCCGCGGCCGGCGCAGGTGCCTTCATCAGCATCGGCACCATCGTCTCGATCTCCGCCTGCTCCACACTTTCCGCCCGCTTCAAGGCGTTCAGGAAAACACCCTCCCCGAGATCCCAGAAGCGCAGTAGCTCCCACGAGAAGACGCGAGTCGGAGGGTCCTGGCGGCGGAAGCGGCGCAGCTGCGGCATCCAGGGATCGTCGCTTATCGCGTCCAGGATGACACGAATCCGCCACGGCCCGTTCTCAGTGCGCCCAAGCAGGGACCGGAGAGCGGCTGTGTCATTGCGGGCCTCGGCCAGCTCCCAGGCACGAACCAGGTCGGTGGCGTTCCGGATCCCGTGGTCACGCAGGATGTCGAGCGACGTTGCCCCCACCGCCGTATCGGCGGCACCGCGCGGCAGGGCATGCAGGATGAGAATCGACTGGTCTACCCAGTCGAGCAGGGTCTCCAGTGGAATGCGGGTGTGGAGCATGAGGTCGACGATATCCGCATGGGCAAGATTCTCGATATTGTCCACCCCTTCGTCCATCAGCCGGGCGCGGTGGTACAGGTTTACCCCGTCCAGCAGGTCGAGCGGGTACGGGTCGCTCACGCTACTCACCTCGATGGAGGCCCGCGATTGCGCCCACTCCCGCAGGTACGTGATCCACGTCTCCGGGAAGAAGCCGATCACGAACGCGGTGGTCAGCAAAACCCCCGACGGAGCCGCGCCCTCCTCGGGGCCGAGAAAGGGGAAAACGGCGGAGACCCACCCAACCACGACCGCCACGAAGATGCGCGCCACCACGTGCGCGTAGGCCTCAGGCTTCAGGTCGGAGCGCACGTAGCGGCGGAAGATCATTCCAACCGCAAACACGTAGGCGCCGAGGAAGGCGAAGACGACCGGGCTGGCCCGCGGGGTCAGATACTCGTGCAGTTGCCTGGCCGAAGTCTCCGGGGGAGCGACGCCAGGCGTGTCCGGGCCGACGGCGAGCGTGTCCGGGGCAACGAAATCGAGCGCGGTGATCCAGCCGAGAGTGATGACGAATGTGGCCAGAAGGATGATGAGGAGCCGGGTGAAATGGGGGTGTGTCACACCTGCCTCGTCAGGCCTACCCAGCATCTCGTCGGCGCGCGCACCGTACACGCTCTCCGCATCCTCGAGCGTCCGGATCTCGGGGTCGAGGAGCACGACCGAGCGGAAGAACCGCTCTCGGAGGCTCGACAACTTACGCCGGTCGAAGAGGAAATAGAGGAACCCCGGCATTACGGCTACCGACCCAATGAAGCCGAGTTGTAGGGCTCGGCCTGTCGCCCGCGGGGCATCGGTCTCGAACTGCAACCGCAGCCACTCGAAGACCTCCATGGGACCGGTGGCGCCCCCCGGAACGACGCAGCATCCCTCGGCCGAGAGGAGCGCTGCCAGGGGCAGCCCGAAGGAGATGAGGAATACGAGGACAGCGAAGACGGCGCTCACCGAGAAGGTGAACTTCCGGTAGAGGTATCGGGTCACCTCCTTGGATCGGCCAGCACTGTGGAGCTGCAGCAGCATTCCACCCAAACCGACCACCAGCATGATCTGTGGGACGTACGTCCAGTACGACGTGGGCGGCTCCCACAACAGCTCCCAGACTCCCCACACCAGGATCGCGTAGAAACCCACACCGAGCAGGCCTAGCGCCAGGCCGCTCGCCAGCAGGCTCGCGAGCGAGGGGAGCACCATCACCTTTCGTGTGCTGATGATCGACCGCGACTCCCACGACTCGAGGTCGAGCTTCTCACACTCCTCCTCGGGCAGCAGCCGGCTCCCCCAGGGAGGAACGTGGAGAATCCGTCGGCGCGGCTCCTCCCTGAGGCCAATCGCGATCCGATACGGCGTCTGATTGCGGATCTCGCGTTGCGGAGCAGCCCGCCCCTCGGGCATCAGCGCCTCCGCCGCGCCGCGCGCGTGTGAGGTGGCGGTTCCGGGGGGTTGGCGCGTCGAGCTCTTCGACCCCGGCTCGGCCTGTAGACTATTCGGGTCGGTCATGGGGAGGTCACGTGCCTGACGAGGATCGGAGGATCTGTCGAAGAAGGGAGGGCAGCGATGAAGAAGGGATGAGACAGCAGGATGCAGGTGGCGAGCCGCGGAAGCAATAGTGGCGGCGGAGCGGGCCGGATAATTACGAATTACGGTGACGTACGCTCCCCGCACTGATAAGGTTCTGACTGCCTTGCCCTGATTTACTGTTTTTGTCACCCTTAGCGGAGCGAAGGATCGCGCCGCAGCCATGCCGGCACTCGATCCTTAGTCTCTTTCGGCCCGGTCGTTCGTTGAGGCGTAATTCGTAATTTGTAGTTCGTAATTTTTCGCGACGTGCTATTGCGCCGCGCGAATCCCGATCTCGTCCAGGTGGTTCATCAGGTCGGCAGGATCCTGGTAGACCCGGTACGCCCCGGCGCGGTTGAGCTCATCCTCACCATAGCCACCGGAGAGCAGACCCACTCCCAGCGCTCGGGCACGCTGGGCCGCCAGCAGGTCCCAGACGCTGTCCCCCACCACGATGGAGGCGTCAATGGGAACGCCGAGCCGCTCCGCGGCTGCCAGAAAGAGGTCGGGATCGGGCTTGGCATACCGCACCTGGTCTCGGGTCACGATCGGAACTCCGGGTGGCACGCCCAGCATCTCCAGGTTCGGCCCGGCCGTGCGCAGCCTGCCGCTGGTGGCGATCGCGTAGGGAACCCCGCGCTCCGAAAGGTGCGCTAGCAGCTCCCGCGCGCCGGGAAGCGGGCGGACCTGGTTCGAGCGTCGCTCGAAGGCGAGGGCGTGCAGCTCCCGCACCCGCTCCGCCTCCTCCTCGGTGACCGAGCGCCCGGTCTCCCGCAGCAAGGCGTTCACGAACAACCCCCCACTCATCCCGATGCGCCGGTGGATCCGCCAGACCGAGAGCTCGATCCCCGCTTCCTCCAGGGCGTCGCGCCAGGCGAGGACGTGCTGGTAGACGCTGTCGATCAACGTGCCGTCCAGATCGAAGAGAAGCGCGGGACCCTCTGACAGGCTGGCGTTCATGGTGCGGTGAGGTCGGGTGGCTGTCGTGGACTCCGCGGCCGGGGAAGCCAGATGCGTGCCGTGGCTGTGACCTCCCTGCAGCCCGCCGGACTACCTGGAACCCAGAGATCGTGGAGCATTTTACGGAGTACGTAAAGGAGTCGCCGCTGATTGAGATTGATGCTTCGCCGCTGATTGGGATTGATAGCGGTTGGAAGAATGACCGGAAAGCGAGAGAAGTCTTCGTTCTGCCAGGAGGAACGAAGTGGTAGCGGGCGATTCGCCCAGCGCAAAGCTGTTCGTTATTACTCCGGGAACGGGACGTGTCCGGCCTTCCCTCATCCTCTCCGCGGCCAACTATGCGTCCTCTGTGACCTCAGGGTCTGAGACTCAGCTACGACGCGATCTGGGCCTGCTCGACGCGGTGGGCGTCGGCTTCGGCGCGATCGTGGGCGCGGGCATCTTCGTGGTGACCGGGGTCGCCGCGGGGATTGCCGGACCGGCGTTCCTGGTGGGGCTCGTCATCGCCGGGATCGCGGCCACGTGCAACGCGCTCAGCGCGGCCCAACTCGCCGCGGAGTACCCGAGGTCGGGCGGCACTTACGAGTACGGCTATCAGGTGCTGAATCCCTGGGCCGGCTTTACAGC
Encoded here:
- a CDS encoding alpha/beta hydrolase, whose translation is MKSFRRAAAVALFFVPLVAGCASYASPAARSSPTAGTAEANGITLAYERHGPADRETILLIGGTGMQLIDWPEALIQELVDRGYHVVTFDNRDTGLSTHLDSAGPPDWAALQRAGEQGLPPPLPYTLEDMAADAVGLLDALGIERAHVVGASMGGIIAQLMAIHHPEKLLSLTSMMAGSGNPTLPLPAKPEVLASVGTPPVGGTVEERIAYEVRARKALGSPAHPTDESVIRERVERDFRRADDPVGLARQQAASLVASFQDRRETLRQVQLPTVVIHGAEDPLVPVQGGREVAESIANAEFRVIPGMGHDLPDAFVPTIADGIVAAASRASVSRTD
- a CDS encoding HAD family hydrolase, whose protein sequence is MNASLSEGPALLFDLDGTLIDSVYQHVLAWRDALEEAGIELSVWRIHRRIGMSGGLFVNALLRETGRSVTEEEAERVRELHALAFERRSNQVRPLPGARELLAHLSERGVPYAIATSGRLRTAGPNLEMLGVPPGVPIVTRDQVRYAKPDPDLFLAAAERLGVPIDASIVVGDSVWDLLAAQRARALGVGLLSGGYGEDELNRAGAYRVYQDPADLMNHLDEIGIRAAQ
- a CDS encoding pyridoxamine 5'-phosphate oxidase family protein, with protein sequence MGKVFENITPELQAFIEAQPVFFVASAPLSRDGHVNLSPKGLDSLRVLSPVQVAYLDLTGSGNETAAHLTENGRITLMFCAFDGPPRVLRLYGRGRVVLPGDPSWPELAERFPSYPGTRQIIVTDISRVQTSCGFGVPRLSLVEQRDTLIRWAEAKGEKLTEYRLKNNSRSIDGLPAPLAPKP
- a CDS encoding serine/threonine-protein kinase, translating into MLESLTERPLTAVVVAGAPSPGKRNVADPLSPANSSRPDPAGTPRVIADRYQILRLLGEGASARTLLCSDLRENRRVAIKELHLARLGDWKHLELFEREARTLSKLDHPGIPKVFAFFEGEGDAATFYLVQEFIEGQSLQQRMDSGPLPGRKEVLDLTLGLLDVLEYLHGRVPPVIHRDLKPSNVLLRPGGTPALVDFGGVNLGWQPAGATRTTVVGTFGYMAPEQLVGQGGPGSDLYSLGATLLHVVTGRPPSDFPFDGGRIEVPDNLPVDPPLRRLIAALLHPAPRDRPQTAETARRILTEPAQERSTSVSHHRVVVPAPAPTPPRSLLGIAGEPRFVDMADPPRDPGGELRDVYRNLMHPLFPARRAWSGLEHLLWLGISGATAVVTLGGITAAYAWGVKKRRREYDDLFRNGRFTVGTIRAAVPTGGIYAVVRYEFEADGVYHVGSMRCAQEMTRYWGPGDVVSVLYDPEEPTRSCIVYR